Proteins from a genomic interval of Lycium ferocissimum isolate CSIRO_LF1 chromosome 2, AGI_CSIRO_Lferr_CH_V1, whole genome shotgun sequence:
- the LOC132046690 gene encoding protein PIN-LIKES 2-like, with translation MEPSSAETQANMYYSRHYLVYAVLPLLKLLCLTVIGLILAHPRTQLVPKATFKLLSKLVFALFLPCTIFIHLGETITVQNFLRWWFIPANVLLSTAIGCLLGYLVAKICKPPQEYFRFTIIATAFGNTGNLPLAIVGSVCHSSDNPFGPDCYTTGVSYVSFAQWVAVLLVYTLVYHMMEPPLEYFDVVEDGGEIQEPLPSNDLSRPLLVEAEWPGMEDRETEHCKTPFIARVFTSVSTLSSSTIPDPDSLEESPPAPRSPKSIRCLAEPQMVRKLRIVAEQTPVRHVLQPPMFAILLAFLVGMVPPIKSVVYGNEAPLAFLTDSLQILAQAMVPSVMLILGGMLAEGPNESLLGVRTTVGITVARLLVLPLVGTGVVYLADQMNFLIPDDQMYRFVLLLQYTTPSAILLGAVASLRGYAVREASAMLFWQHVFALFSLSIYIIIYFKILLSYV, from the coding sequence ATGGAACCCTCATCTGCTGAAACTCAGGCCAATATGTATTATAGTAGACATTACCTTGTATATGCTGTTCTACCATTGTTGAAACTCCTATGTTTAACTGTTATTGGCCTAATTCTTGCACATCCAAGAACCCAATTAGTTCCTAAAGCTACTTTTAAGCTCCTTAGTAAGCTTGTATTTGCTCTCTTCTTGCCTTGTACTATCTTTATTCACCTTGGTGAGACTATTACTGTTCAGAATTTTTTGCGCTGGTGGTTTATACCAGCTAATGTACTTCTCAGTACTGCAATCGGTTGTCTGTTGGGGTACTTGGTAGCTAAAATTTGCAAGCCACCCCAGGAGTACTTTAGGTTCACTATCATTGCGACTGCGTTTGGGAATACGGGTAATTTGCCTCTTGCCATTGTTGGATCGGTGTGTCATAGTAGTGACAATCCTTTTGGTCCGGATTGTTACACAACTGGTGTGTCTTATGTGTCGTTTGCACAATGGGTTGCAGTGTTGCTTGTTTACACTCTTGTTTACCATATGATGGAGCCCCCGTTGGAGTACTTCGATGTTGTTGAAGACGGTGGTGAGATTCAGGAGCCGTTACCTAGTAATGATCTAAGTAGGCCACTTCTTGTGGAAGCTGAGTGGCCTGGTATGGAAGATAGAGAAACTGAGCATTGCAAGACGCCTTTTATTGCACGGGTTTTTACAAGTGTCTCAACCCTTTCGAGTAGTACTATTCCTGATCCTGATAGTTTGGAGGAATCGCCACCAGCTCCAAGGAGTCCAAAATCTATTAGATGTTTAGCGGAGCCCCAGATGGTTAGAAAATTAAGAATTGTTGCTGAACAAACTCCAGTTCGCCATGTTCTCCAGCCTCCGATGTTTGCTATTTTATTGGCTTTTCTTGTCGGAATGGTTCCTCCGATTAAGTCTGTTGTTTATGGTAACGAGGCTCCTCTTGCATTCCTCACGGATAGTTTACAAATTCTGGCTCAAGCTATGGTGCCTTCAGTTATGCTGATTCTAGGAGGAATGCTTGCTGAGGGTCCGAATGAATCTTTACTTGGGGTTCGAACCACCGTTGGGATTACTGTTGCTAGACTTTTAGTCCTTCCTTTGGTGGGAACAGGAGTGGTCTATTTGGCTGATCAAATGAACTTTTTAATCCCTGATGATCAGATGTACCGTTTCGTTCTTTTGTTGCAGTACACAACACCAAGTGCCATCTTGTTGGGAGCAGTTGCTAGCTTGAGAGGTTATGCAGTCAGAGAAGCTTCAGCAATGCTCTTCTGGCAACATGTGTTTGCTCTGTTCTCTCTTTCtatatacattattatttaCTTCAAGATTCTGCTTTCTTATGTCTGA